One segment of Nocardioides sp. QY071 DNA contains the following:
- a CDS encoding TetR/AcrR family transcriptional regulator, translating to MTKTSPDAQRPRELRPAGRATRSAIEDAARSLFAERGFDGASVRAIAAGAGVDPALVIRHFGSKEALFLRTVDTSLGIGTVLDGPLETVGRRLVAYFLDPRRPVIRQRYVALAQAAHHDQVREEMIRHTAETYVAPLTPRLSGPNPELRVALAVAQLGGLLNLLFLQRDPIVTAADPEVVISTYGDAIQRLLTPPSAEEQEA from the coding sequence GTGACGAAGACCTCGCCCGACGCGCAGCGCCCCCGTGAGCTCCGGCCCGCCGGCCGCGCCACGCGCAGCGCGATCGAGGACGCCGCCCGGAGCCTGTTCGCCGAGCGCGGCTTCGACGGCGCGTCGGTGCGCGCGATCGCCGCCGGGGCCGGTGTCGACCCCGCGCTGGTGATCCGGCACTTCGGGTCCAAGGAGGCGCTCTTCCTGCGCACGGTCGACACCTCGCTCGGCATCGGCACCGTCCTCGACGGCCCGCTCGAGACCGTCGGGCGGCGGCTCGTGGCGTACTTCCTCGACCCGCGCCGGCCGGTCATCCGCCAGCGGTACGTCGCCCTGGCCCAGGCGGCCCACCACGACCAGGTGCGCGAGGAGATGATCCGCCACACCGCGGAGACGTACGTCGCCCCGTTGACCCCGCGCCTGTCCGGCCCGAACCCCGAGCTCCGGGTCGCGCTCGCGGTCGCCCAGCTCGGCGGGCTGCTCAACCTGCTCTTCCTCCAGCGCGACCCCATCGTCACCGCCGCGGACCCCGAGGTGGTGATCTCGACGTACGGCGACGCGATCCAGCGACTGCTCACCCCGCCCTCCGCCGAGGAACAGGAGGCCTGA
- a CDS encoding Pr6Pr family membrane protein, translating to MRTARAWHILTAVVTVAALVLQLVLVVQGGRVLDEVEPPGLGLRLARLIAYFTIQSNLLVAVATTLLARDPLRDGAAFRAVRLASTVGITVTGLVHFLLLRPLLDLDGADWVADKMLHMLVPVLAVVGWFACGPRPRTDGRAIAIAFGWPIAWLAVTLAVAGATRWVPYPFLDFREEGWGSVVVVCLGITALFAALIAGFRYADRRIAASRQADPVTAP from the coding sequence ATGCGCACCGCCCGCGCCTGGCACATCCTGACCGCGGTGGTCACCGTCGCCGCGCTTGTCCTGCAGCTGGTCCTGGTGGTCCAGGGCGGCCGGGTGCTCGACGAGGTCGAGCCACCGGGCCTCGGACTGCGGCTGGCCCGGCTCATCGCCTACTTCACGATCCAGAGCAACCTCCTGGTCGCCGTCGCCACGACGTTGCTGGCCCGCGACCCGCTCCGCGACGGCGCGGCGTTCCGGGCGGTGCGCCTGGCCTCGACCGTCGGCATCACCGTGACCGGGCTGGTGCACTTCCTCCTGCTCCGCCCGCTGCTCGACCTCGACGGCGCGGACTGGGTGGCCGACAAGATGCTGCACATGCTGGTGCCGGTGCTCGCGGTCGTCGGCTGGTTCGCTTGCGGCCCGCGGCCCCGCACCGACGGGCGCGCGATCGCGATCGCCTTCGGCTGGCCGATCGCCTGGCTCGCGGTGACCCTGGCCGTCGCCGGCGCCACCCGGTGGGTCCCCTACCCGTTCCTCGACTTCCGCGAGGAGGGCTGGGGCTCGGTGGTCGTGGTCTGCCTCGGGATCACCGCCCTGTTCGCGGCGCTCATCGCCGGCTTCCGGTACGCCGACCGGAGGATCGCCGCCTCTCGACAGGCCGACCCGGTCACGGCACCCTGA
- a CDS encoding oxidoreductase — MTTLYEQAGGFDALLDLCNRWHDLCLADPVAAHPFEHELHPQHDERLAAYLSEALGGPALYTAGYGDESSMQRLHAGNGEHAELDEVCLELFDRALADVGIDGHAGRQISAYFRRATQAMSAYADSPDQVPNGLRFNHA, encoded by the coding sequence GTGACCACGCTCTACGAGCAGGCGGGCGGCTTCGACGCCCTCCTCGACCTGTGCAACCGGTGGCACGACCTGTGCCTGGCCGACCCGGTCGCGGCCCACCCGTTCGAGCACGAGCTGCACCCCCAGCACGACGAGCGGCTGGCGGCGTACCTCAGCGAGGCGCTCGGCGGCCCCGCCCTGTACACGGCGGGCTACGGCGACGAGAGCTCGATGCAGCGGCTGCACGCCGGCAACGGCGAGCACGCCGAGCTCGACGAGGTCTGCCTGGAGCTGTTCGACCGGGCGCTGGCCGACGTCGGCATCGACGGGCACGCCGGCCGGCAGATCTCGGCCTACTTCCGGCGCGCGACGCAGGCGATGAGCGCGTACGCCGACAGCCCGGACCAGGTGCCGAACGGGCTGCGGTTCAACCACGCCTGA
- the sigJ gene encoding RNA polymerase sigma factor SigJ, with amino-acid sequence MCDPVARVQALAGEYDALRPRMVRVAYAILGSRAEAEDVVADCWTRLVDADAREPVRDLTGWLTVTVARAATDVLRSARVRRESYVGPWLPEPFLAAVQADPADRVTLDETVSYALAVVLESLSPAERTAWVLHDVFGMGFPEVADVVGRTPAAVRQLASRARAHLAAQPARFEVDRTTHEEVLGRFLAAAAGGDLAALLETLDPHVVLTSDGGGVVSSARRPVHGADRVARFLVGLVAKYAGDVEVELVEANGAPAVALREDGVLTSLLVLTVVGRRATRVDLLRAPAKLALADR; translated from the coding sequence GTGTGTGACCCGGTCGCGCGGGTCCAGGCGCTGGCGGGGGAGTACGACGCCCTGCGCCCGCGGATGGTCCGCGTCGCCTATGCCATCCTCGGCAGCCGCGCCGAGGCGGAGGACGTCGTCGCCGACTGCTGGACCCGGCTGGTCGACGCCGACGCCCGCGAGCCGGTCCGCGACCTGACGGGCTGGCTGACCGTGACGGTCGCCCGCGCCGCGACCGACGTGCTGCGCTCGGCCCGCGTCCGCCGCGAGTCCTACGTCGGCCCGTGGCTCCCCGAGCCGTTCCTCGCCGCGGTCCAGGCCGATCCCGCCGACCGGGTCACCCTCGACGAGACGGTGAGCTATGCGCTGGCCGTGGTCCTCGAGTCGCTCTCGCCCGCCGAGCGGACCGCCTGGGTGCTGCACGACGTGTTCGGGATGGGCTTCCCCGAGGTCGCCGACGTCGTCGGCCGCACCCCGGCCGCCGTCCGCCAGCTCGCGTCCCGGGCCCGCGCCCACCTCGCCGCCCAGCCGGCCCGCTTCGAGGTCGACCGGACCACCCACGAGGAGGTCCTCGGCCGCTTCCTCGCCGCGGCCGCCGGCGGCGACCTGGCCGCACTGCTGGAGACCCTCGACCCCCACGTCGTGCTCACCTCCGACGGCGGCGGCGTGGTCAGCTCGGCCCGCCGGCCGGTCCACGGCGCCGACCGGGTCGCCCGGTTCCTGGTCGGCCTGGTCGCCAAGTACGCCGGCGACGTCGAGGTCGAGCTGGTCGAGGCCAACGGCGCCCCGGCCGTCGCGCTGCGCGAGGACGGCGTGCTCACCTCGCTGCTGGTGCTCACGGTCGTCGGCCGCCGCGCCACCCGGGTCGACCTGCTGCGGGCGCCGGCCAAGCTGGCGCTCGCCGACCGCTGA
- a CDS encoding NAD(P)H-binding protein encodes MKQIAVAGGTGLVGAMVVAEVRRTGATPVVIARSAGVDLTTGSGLAEALDGVDAVIDASNVDTLSAKRSVAFFEAATGRLLAAGAEAGVRHHVALSIVGCDRVDLPYYLGKRRQEALVAAGPVPWSVLRATQFHEFAGQMIERSPRPFAMALRMRTQPVAAGEVAAALVAAALGEPAGLLPDLGGPRPEDLGRMVRAVVRARGSRRIVVPVPMAGRTGRQVEQGGLLPGPGATLGTMTFDEWLARV; translated from the coding sequence ATGAAGCAGATCGCAGTAGCAGGCGGAACGGGACTGGTCGGCGCGATGGTGGTCGCGGAGGTACGACGCACCGGCGCCACGCCGGTCGTCATCGCTCGCTCCGCCGGGGTCGACCTGACCACCGGCTCGGGGCTGGCGGAGGCCCTCGACGGCGTGGACGCCGTCATCGACGCGAGCAACGTCGACACCCTCAGCGCGAAGCGCTCGGTCGCCTTCTTCGAGGCGGCGACCGGTCGCCTGCTCGCCGCGGGGGCGGAGGCGGGAGTGCGCCACCACGTGGCCCTCTCCATCGTCGGGTGCGACCGGGTCGACCTGCCCTACTACCTCGGCAAGCGCCGTCAGGAGGCGCTGGTCGCGGCCGGGCCGGTGCCCTGGTCGGTGCTGCGTGCCACCCAGTTCCACGAGTTCGCCGGCCAGATGATCGAGCGCAGCCCGCGGCCGTTCGCGATGGCATTGCGGATGCGCACCCAGCCGGTCGCGGCCGGCGAGGTCGCCGCCGCGCTGGTGGCCGCCGCCCTCGGCGAGCCCGCCGGGCTGCTGCCCGACCTGGGCGGACCGCGGCCCGAGGACCTGGGCCGGATGGTGCGCGCCGTCGTCCGGGCGCGGGGGTCGCGCCGGATCGTCGTACCCGTGCCGATGGCGGGCCGCACCGGCCGCCAGGTCGAGCAGGGTGGCCTGCTGCCCGGCCCCGGTGCCACGCTGGGCACCATGACGTTCGACGAGTGGCTCGCGCGTGTGTGA
- a CDS encoding DEAD/DEAH box helicase, with protein MARGGQRGATQQRRGSQSARTRRNEEGIIPQLARAVREVEAAVARRSAMPEVRAKFQVVALLAREERARVKNDTELSDSRRGEELKRLDGIATILAQTAARDSTLFTLLDENAEISESAKAMRRELLRKAGVDEPEPEPTPVTVDPELAALAEKRVTPLSVQAYQLSHPFLAPDFAHARVKVPPRRLAGWELLEPLFRSFERAAPDAPACMPLPDADQLTALTGRHAPVGRELMEHQAQLIASAAEGHRTYLLADEPGLGKTAQALLAAEAAGAFPLLAVVPNVVKTNWAREVEIWTPNRRATVLHGDGDDADGFADVFVVNYEILDRHVGWLGTHGFRGMIVDEAHYIKNKTSQRSQNVLEIASRIRSRIARPLMMALTGTPLINDIEDFRAIWQFLGWIDNVVPQGPLMEALEETGLTPADPAFYPAARRAVIEQGIARRRKIDVAADIPARRVADIPVELEGEAGRSIRKAEQELARRMVERYDAAIATRRTGAEVEGIDHRLVRQVAGWEREDNSTKTGENVFTMMRRIGQAKAGLAADYTAQLARNVGKVVFFAKHIDVMDTAEKTFAERGIRYSSVRGDQSSTTRQKEIDAFVNDPDVQVAVCSLTAAGVGLNLQVASNLVLAELSWTDAEQTQAIDRVHRIGQAEPVTAWRVIATQTLDTRIAELIDKKAGLAARALDGAGEEVEGGAIDLQTEALVALLTAALEARGDAA; from the coding sequence GTGGCTCGAGGAGGCCAGCGGGGGGCGACGCAGCAGCGTCGTGGCTCGCAGTCGGCGCGCACGCGTCGCAACGAAGAGGGCATCATCCCGCAGCTCGCCCGCGCGGTGCGCGAGGTCGAGGCAGCGGTCGCGCGGCGCTCGGCGATGCCGGAGGTGCGCGCGAAGTTCCAGGTCGTGGCGCTGCTGGCGCGCGAGGAGCGGGCCCGGGTCAAGAACGACACGGAGCTGTCCGACAGCCGCCGCGGCGAGGAGCTCAAGCGGCTCGACGGGATCGCCACGATCCTGGCCCAGACCGCGGCGCGCGACAGCACGCTGTTCACGCTGCTCGACGAGAACGCCGAGATCTCGGAGTCGGCCAAGGCGATGCGTCGCGAGCTGCTGCGCAAGGCCGGCGTGGACGAGCCGGAGCCCGAGCCGACGCCGGTCACCGTCGACCCGGAGCTGGCGGCGCTCGCCGAGAAGCGGGTCACTCCGCTGTCGGTGCAGGCCTACCAGCTCTCGCACCCCTTCCTCGCACCCGACTTCGCGCACGCCCGGGTCAAGGTCCCGCCGCGGCGGCTGGCCGGCTGGGAACTGCTCGAGCCGCTGTTCCGCTCCTTCGAGCGGGCCGCGCCGGACGCGCCGGCCTGCATGCCGCTTCCCGACGCCGACCAGCTCACCGCGCTCACCGGCCGGCACGCGCCGGTCGGGCGCGAGCTGATGGAGCACCAGGCCCAGCTGATCGCCTCGGCCGCCGAGGGCCACCGCACCTACCTGCTCGCCGACGAGCCGGGGCTCGGCAAGACCGCCCAGGCGCTGCTCGCCGCCGAGGCGGCGGGCGCCTTCCCGTTGCTGGCCGTGGTCCCCAACGTGGTCAAGACCAACTGGGCGCGCGAGGTCGAGATCTGGACGCCCAACCGCCGCGCCACCGTGCTCCACGGCGACGGTGACGACGCCGACGGCTTCGCCGACGTGTTCGTCGTCAACTACGAGATCCTCGACCGCCACGTCGGCTGGCTCGGCACCCACGGGTTCCGCGGCATGATCGTCGACGAGGCGCACTACATCAAGAACAAGACCTCGCAGCGCTCGCAGAACGTGCTCGAGATCGCCTCGCGGATCCGCTCCCGGATCGCGCGCCCGCTGATGATGGCACTGACCGGCACCCCGCTGATCAACGACATCGAGGACTTCCGCGCGATCTGGCAGTTCCTCGGCTGGATCGACAACGTCGTGCCGCAGGGCCCCCTGATGGAGGCGCTGGAGGAGACCGGCCTGACCCCGGCCGACCCGGCGTTCTACCCGGCCGCGCGCCGCGCCGTCATCGAGCAGGGCATCGCCCGGCGCCGCAAGATCGACGTCGCCGCCGACATCCCGGCCCGCCGCGTCGCCGACATCCCGGTCGAGCTCGAGGGCGAGGCCGGGCGCTCCATCCGCAAGGCCGAGCAGGAGCTGGCCCGGCGGATGGTGGAGCGCTACGACGCCGCGATCGCCACCCGCCGTACCGGCGCCGAGGTCGAGGGGATCGACCACCGCCTGGTCCGCCAGGTCGCCGGCTGGGAGCGTGAGGACAACTCGACCAAGACCGGCGAGAACGTCTTCACGATGATGCGCCGGATCGGGCAGGCCAAGGCCGGCCTCGCGGCCGACTACACCGCCCAGCTGGCGCGCAACGTCGGCAAGGTCGTCTTCTTCGCCAAGCACATCGACGTCATGGACACCGCCGAGAAGACCTTCGCCGAGCGCGGGATCCGCTACAGCTCGGTGCGCGGCGACCAGTCCTCGACCACGCGGCAGAAGGAGATCGACGCCTTCGTCAACGACCCGGACGTCCAGGTCGCGGTCTGCTCGCTCACCGCGGCCGGCGTCGGGCTCAACCTGCAGGTCGCCTCCAACCTGGTGCTCGCCGAGCTCTCCTGGACCGACGCCGAGCAGACCCAGGCCATCGACCGGGTCCACCGGATCGGCCAGGCCGAGCCGGTCACCGCCTGGCGCGTGATCGCCACGCAGACCCTCGACACCCGCATCGCCGAGCTGATCGACAAGAAGGCCGGGCTCGCCGCCCGCGCCCTCGACGGTGCCGGCGAGGAGGTCGAGGGCGGTGCCATCGACCTGCAGACCGAGGCACTGGTCGCGCTGCTCACCGCCGCGCTGGAGGCCCGCGGGGACGCCGCCTGA
- a CDS encoding acyl-CoA dehydrogenase family protein translates to MTSTLQPTTESATRPTPAERAAAIGPRIAAHAARHDAEASFVSEAYDELRAAGLLRAAVPVELGGDGATVRELVALQRELGHHCGATALASAMHQHVVAFTAWRYRRGLPGAEATLRRVAEEQVLLVSTGGGDYTQPQGVAVRVDGGYRVTGRKRFASQSRHGTVISTMACYDDPDLGRRVLNLAVPVAAEGVAVADNWDTLGMRGTASNDIDLVDVFVPDDKVLANRPWGVVDPPLQVISSIAFPIICGAYLGVAEAAYDAAVAAAGRRCGDVAIQRQVGVMRARIQVAVWALDGALALVGDDPTPSRASVLAVMTAKAEVARAGIEVCDLAMEVAGGPAYFRGSVVERCYRDIRAVKFHPFTPEQTLVHLGADALGEPVPITE, encoded by the coding sequence ATGACCAGCACACTCCAGCCGACCACCGAGTCCGCCACCCGTCCCACCCCTGCCGAACGGGCCGCCGCGATCGGCCCCCGCATCGCCGCCCACGCCGCCCGCCACGACGCGGAGGCCAGCTTCGTGTCCGAGGCGTACGACGAGCTGCGGGCCGCGGGCCTGCTGCGCGCGGCCGTCCCCGTCGAGCTCGGTGGCGACGGCGCCACCGTCCGCGAGCTCGTCGCCCTGCAGCGCGAGCTGGGGCACCACTGCGGGGCGACCGCCCTCGCCAGCGCCATGCACCAGCACGTCGTCGCGTTCACCGCGTGGCGCTACCGCCGCGGCCTGCCCGGGGCCGAGGCCACCTTGCGCCGGGTCGCCGAGGAGCAGGTCCTCCTCGTCTCGACCGGCGGTGGCGACTACACCCAGCCGCAGGGTGTGGCGGTCCGGGTGGACGGCGGCTACCGGGTCACCGGCCGCAAGCGCTTCGCCAGCCAGTCCCGCCATGGCACGGTCATTTCGACGATGGCCTGCTACGACGACCCCGACCTGGGCCGCCGCGTCCTCAACCTGGCCGTGCCGGTCGCGGCCGAGGGGGTCGCCGTCGCCGACAACTGGGACACGCTGGGGATGCGCGGCACCGCCAGCAATGACATCGACCTGGTCGACGTCTTCGTCCCCGACGACAAGGTGCTCGCCAACCGCCCGTGGGGCGTGGTCGACCCGCCGCTGCAGGTCATCTCGAGCATCGCGTTCCCGATCATCTGCGGGGCCTACCTCGGTGTCGCCGAGGCGGCGTACGACGCCGCGGTGGCCGCCGCCGGCCGTCGCTGCGGAGACGTGGCGATCCAGCGGCAGGTCGGCGTGATGCGCGCGCGGATCCAGGTGGCGGTCTGGGCGCTCGACGGCGCGCTCGCGCTGGTCGGTGACGATCCGACGCCGTCCCGGGCGAGTGTCCTGGCGGTGATGACCGCCAAGGCGGAGGTCGCCCGGGCCGGCATCGAGGTCTGCGACCTCGCGATGGAGGTCGCCGGCGGGCCGGCGTACTTCCGCGGCTCGGTGGTCGAGCGGTGCTACCGCGACATCCGGGCCGTGAAGTTCCACCCGTTCACGCCGGAGCAGACCCTCGTGCACCTCGGCGCCGACGCACTCGGCGAGCCGGTGCCGATCACCGAGTGA
- a CDS encoding helix-turn-helix domain-containing protein, with amino-acid sequence MPDYGNYCPVSMAAEVVADRWTPLIIRELVLGNTRFNDIARALPGISRSLLVQRLRHLERRGVLETWPAPTGRGSEYHLTPAGRDLERVIDSLGRWAIEWLFEELRPHDVAPTTLMWWMHRRVDLQRLPPGRTVVEFRHTAPEAVTIWLVMERTEVSVCLQHPGFAVDVEVTATTPALSDVFQGYCSWGEAVEAGRVQVAGLPRLVEALPRWFLWSPWAAVTRERADRALTN; translated from the coding sequence ATGCCCGACTACGGCAACTACTGCCCCGTCTCCATGGCCGCCGAGGTGGTCGCGGACCGCTGGACGCCGCTCATCATCCGCGAGCTGGTGCTCGGGAACACCCGCTTCAACGACATCGCCCGCGCACTGCCGGGCATCTCGCGCTCGCTGCTCGTGCAGCGCCTGCGCCACCTCGAGCGCCGCGGGGTGCTCGAGACCTGGCCGGCGCCGACGGGTCGCGGCAGCGAGTACCACCTGACACCGGCCGGGCGCGACCTCGAGCGGGTGATCGACAGCCTCGGGCGCTGGGCGATCGAGTGGCTCTTCGAGGAGCTGCGCCCCCACGACGTCGCGCCGACGACCCTGATGTGGTGGATGCACCGGCGCGTCGACCTCCAGCGGCTGCCACCGGGCCGCACGGTCGTGGAGTTCCGGCACACCGCGCCGGAGGCCGTGACCATCTGGCTGGTCATGGAGCGCACCGAGGTGTCGGTCTGCCTGCAGCACCCCGGCTTCGCCGTCGACGTCGAGGTCACCGCGACCACGCCGGCCCTGTCCGACGTCTTCCAGGGCTACTGCTCGTGGGGCGAGGCCGTCGAGGCCGGCCGGGTCCAGGTCGCCGGTCTCCCCCGGCTCGTCGAGGCGCTGCCGCGCTGGTTCCTGTGGAGCCCGTGGGCCGCGGTGACCCGGGAACGGGCGGATCGCGCGCTGACCAACTAG
- a CDS encoding SDR family oxidoreductase — protein MGTYAVTGSASGMGAAVLARLVAEGHTVIGVDLREGDVVADLATADGRRTAAAAVLERAGGVLDGAVLAAGLGPAPGRDRARLIAEVNYLGVVELLDAWRPALAAAERAKVVVFSSNSTTTVPMVPRRAVRALLARDVPKALGTLRRFGRMAPTFAYGASKIAVSQWVRREAVTPAWAGAGIRLNAIAPGAILTPLLEQQLATPAEAKRIKAFPVPIGGFGDPGQLAAWVVFMLSDAADFLCGSVVFVDGGSDAWFRAGDWPRAVPAVRLRGYLRRMKEFRAQR, from the coding sequence GTGGGTACCTACGCAGTCACCGGCTCGGCCTCCGGCATGGGCGCCGCCGTCCTCGCCCGGCTCGTCGCCGAGGGTCACACCGTCATCGGCGTCGACCTCCGGGAGGGGGACGTCGTGGCGGACCTCGCCACCGCGGACGGGCGTCGTACGGCGGCCGCCGCCGTCCTCGAGCGAGCCGGCGGCGTCCTCGACGGCGCGGTGCTGGCCGCGGGCCTGGGCCCGGCACCGGGCCGGGACCGCGCCCGGCTGATCGCGGAGGTCAACTACCTCGGGGTCGTCGAGCTGCTCGACGCCTGGCGCCCGGCGCTGGCCGCCGCCGAGCGGGCCAAGGTGGTCGTCTTCTCCAGCAACTCCACGACGACCGTGCCGATGGTTCCGCGCCGTGCGGTCCGCGCCCTGCTGGCGCGCGACGTGCCGAAGGCGCTCGGCACGCTGCGCAGGTTCGGGCGGATGGCGCCGACCTTCGCGTACGGCGCCAGCAAGATCGCCGTCAGCCAGTGGGTGCGCCGCGAGGCGGTCACCCCCGCATGGGCCGGCGCCGGCATCCGGCTCAACGCGATCGCGCCCGGCGCGATCCTCACCCCGCTGCTCGAGCAGCAGCTCGCGACGCCGGCCGAGGCGAAGCGGATCAAGGCCTTCCCGGTCCCGATCGGCGGCTTCGGCGACCCCGGGCAGCTGGCCGCGTGGGTGGTCTTCATGCTCTCCGACGCGGCGGACTTCCTGTGCGGCAGCGTGGTCTTCGTGGACGGCGGGTCGGACGCCTGGTTCCGCGCCGGCGACTGGCCGCGCGCGGTGCCGGCCGTCCGGCTGCGCGGCTACCTCAGGCGGATGAAGGAGTTCCGAGCGCAGCGCTGA
- a CDS encoding LysR family transcriptional regulator: MTLTAWRTFLAVHRLGSLSAAAAELGYTQSAISRQVATLEREVGVALLERRARGVVPTAAGTAFAQHARGVLAAADRAVHATREAASGRGVVAVGATPSAAAGLVPAALRGLDAAWTLTTGLTAELEDLVATGVLDLAVVTDAPPGLAADARLVRQRLGEDVMRVVVAEGHPAAAGAAGLADFAAEAWAEDNEGSAALLRAAGAAAGFAPRIELAAADLAGKVALVAAGHAVALVPGLLVPALRRDVVALAVPDAPRRAIIATLPAGPEPAAPVAALVAGLSAALGTPSSA; this comes from the coding sequence ATGACCCTCACCGCCTGGCGCACCTTCCTCGCCGTGCACCGCCTCGGCTCGCTCTCGGCGGCCGCGGCCGAGCTCGGGTACACCCAGTCCGCGATCTCCCGACAGGTCGCCACGCTGGAGCGGGAGGTCGGGGTCGCCCTGCTCGAACGCCGAGCGCGCGGGGTGGTGCCCACGGCCGCCGGCACCGCCTTCGCCCAGCACGCCCGCGGCGTCCTCGCTGCGGCGGACCGGGCCGTGCACGCGACGAGGGAGGCCGCATCCGGCCGGGGCGTCGTGGCCGTCGGTGCGACCCCGTCGGCCGCCGCCGGGCTGGTGCCGGCCGCGCTGCGCGGGCTCGACGCGGCCTGGACCCTGACCACCGGCCTCACCGCCGAGCTCGAGGACCTCGTCGCCACCGGCGTGCTCGACCTCGCCGTGGTCACCGACGCCCCGCCCGGCCTCGCCGCCGACGCCCGGCTCGTGCGCCAGCGGCTCGGCGAGGACGTGATGCGGGTGGTCGTCGCGGAGGGGCATCCGGCAGCGGCCGGCGCTGCGGGACTCGCGGACTTCGCCGCGGAGGCCTGGGCCGAGGACAACGAGGGCTCCGCCGCGCTGCTGCGCGCCGCCGGCGCGGCCGCCGGGTTCGCGCCGCGGATCGAGCTCGCGGCCGCCGACCTGGCGGGCAAGGTGGCGCTGGTCGCGGCCGGGCACGCGGTCGCACTGGTCCCCGGGCTGCTGGTGCCTGCCCTGCGGCGCGACGTGGTGGCGCTCGCCGTACCGGACGCGCCACGGCGGGCGATCATCGCCACCCTGCCGGCCGGACCGGAGCCTGCGGCGCCCGTGGCGGCGCTGGTCGCCGGGCTCAGCGCTGCGCTCGGAACTCCTTCATCCGCCTGA
- a CDS encoding nuclear transport factor 2 family protein, giving the protein MSGLLELRWSQSPATASMDAMHVTVLGLGHLGAAIAARLADRNHHVTTWTRSGGGTAATAPDAVRDAEVVLLCLYDAAACRAVLDTVRTRLPVEAVVVNTATVGPDEAVELAALAPRILHAPVLGSTGAVAAGTLTFLAGGAPGPAAAVLADLGTVVDCGTPATAAAAKLVANGVLADALLTVRAARTRAAALDLPPHLALDVLERTALGGLVRAKRDRLEAPDATPADFAASALAKDVALLAGALAPGSDIAGLLTPAHADPAVLAPLRDYAAGHATGDASYHRRAFLPTAHVEGLREGRFTSWTLEEYCALFTGSPAPDEPTRRRRVDRVDVTGSTGTATMTLHHGPDVFTDSFALLRVDGAWRIANKTYHRA; this is encoded by the coding sequence ATGTCTGGCCTGCTGGAGTTGCGCTGGTCGCAGAGCCCTGCGACGGCCAGCATGGACGCCATGCACGTCACCGTCCTCGGGCTCGGCCACCTCGGAGCCGCCATCGCCGCCCGCCTCGCCGACCGCAACCACCACGTCACCACCTGGACCCGCTCCGGCGGCGGCACCGCCGCGACCGCGCCGGACGCCGTACGCGACGCCGAGGTCGTGCTGCTCTGCCTCTACGACGCCGCCGCCTGCCGCGCCGTGCTCGACACCGTGCGCACCCGCCTGCCCGTCGAGGCGGTCGTCGTGAACACCGCGACCGTCGGCCCGGACGAGGCGGTCGAGCTGGCCGCGCTCGCACCGCGGATCCTGCACGCGCCGGTCCTCGGCTCGACCGGGGCGGTCGCTGCCGGCACCCTCACCTTCCTTGCCGGAGGCGCGCCCGGCCCGGCCGCCGCGGTCCTCGCCGACCTCGGCACCGTCGTCGACTGCGGCACGCCGGCCACCGCTGCTGCCGCCAAGCTCGTCGCCAACGGCGTGCTCGCCGACGCGCTGCTCACTGTGCGCGCGGCCCGCACCCGCGCCGCCGCGCTCGACCTGCCCCCTCACCTCGCGCTGGACGTCCTCGAGCGGACCGCACTCGGCGGCCTGGTCCGGGCCAAGCGCGACCGGCTGGAGGCGCCCGACGCCACCCCCGCCGACTTCGCGGCCAGCGCCCTCGCCAAGGACGTCGCGCTGCTCGCCGGCGCGCTCGCCCCCGGCAGCGACATCGCCGGACTCCTCACCCCGGCCCACGCCGACCCGGCGGTCCTCGCGCCGCTGCGCGACTACGCGGCGGGCCATGCGACCGGCGATGCGTCGTACCACCGGCGGGCGTTCCTGCCGACCGCCCACGTCGAGGGACTGCGCGAGGGGCGCTTCACGTCGTGGACGTTGGAGGAGTACTGCGCGCTGTTCACCGGCTCCCCCGCGCCCGACGAGCCGACGCGGCGGCGCCGGGTCGACCGCGTCGACGTCACCGGCAGTACCGGCACCGCGACGATGACGCTGCACCACGGGCCGGACGTCTTCACCGACTCCTTCGCACTGCTGCGCGTCGACGGCGCCTGGCGGATCGCGAACAAGACCTACCACCGGGCGTGA